A single Thermodesulfovibrionales bacterium DNA region contains:
- a CDS encoding sigma-54 dependent transcriptional regulator: MNERLLIVEDEETLCESLKRVLSREGYIVDISYSAESALDLFEQRFYDLIITDIILPGNTGIELLKSVKEKVPEQIVIITTAYASLETAVEALRAGAYDYVVKPVMHEEIKQIVKNALTQAALQEENLRLRRHIERHYDLSMIIGESAVMRTVIGEVRNISGSGKNVLLNGEIGTGRELIARAIHLNSGRDGKPFIPVNLFTIPEELLEARLFGYVKGAFKDALTSRKGLFEEADGGTLYLRDIGFLSGSLQAKLFRALEDHETVPVGGKQGIKVDMRIVSATSHDIASAVAKEEFRKDLYGLLNGISLRLPPLRERKEDIEPLARHFIRKYSQDLCKPVKELEGEALDLFLRYDWPGNVRELQNIIERAVLISDTDIIRVNHLPQFFPPA; the protein is encoded by the coding sequence ATGAATGAAAGGCTGCTGATCGTCGAAGACGAGGAGACTCTCTGTGAGTCGCTGAAAAGGGTACTCTCACGAGAAGGCTATATTGTCGATATCTCTTACAGCGCCGAGTCAGCCCTCGATCTTTTTGAACAGAGGTTTTACGACCTGATCATAACTGATATCATCCTGCCCGGGAATACGGGGATAGAGCTGCTGAAGTCGGTCAAGGAGAAAGTCCCTGAACAGATCGTGATCATAACCACGGCCTATGCATCGCTGGAGACGGCTGTTGAAGCCCTTCGGGCAGGCGCCTATGATTATGTGGTGAAGCCCGTCATGCACGAAGAGATTAAGCAGATTGTGAAGAATGCTCTCACTCAGGCTGCACTCCAGGAAGAAAACCTCAGGCTTCGCAGGCATATCGAGAGGCACTATGACCTCAGTATGATTATCGGTGAGAGTGCTGTCATGAGGACCGTCATCGGCGAAGTGAGGAATATCTCGGGTAGTGGGAAGAACGTTCTCCTGAACGGAGAGATAGGAACAGGCAGGGAGCTTATCGCCAGGGCCATACATCTGAACAGCGGAAGGGACGGTAAGCCCTTCATCCCGGTAAATCTCTTTACGATTCCCGAAGAGCTTCTTGAGGCAAGGCTCTTTGGTTATGTAAAAGGGGCCTTCAAGGATGCCCTGACTTCCAGGAAGGGGCTTTTTGAGGAAGCCGATGGCGGGACGCTCTATCTTCGTGACATCGGCTTCCTGAGCGGCTCTCTCCAGGCAAAACTGTTCAGGGCCCTTGAAGACCATGAGACCGTTCCCGTTGGCGGCAAACAGGGCATTAAGGTTGACATGCGGATCGTTTCTGCCACAAGCCATGATATCGCCTCTGCGGTGGCGAAAGAGGAATTCAGGAAGGACCTCTATGGCCTGTTGAACGGTATCTCATTAAGGCTTCCTCCTCTGCGGGAACGAAAAGAAGATATAGAGCCCCTGGCAAGACACTTTATCAGAAAGTATTCCCAGGATTTGTGCAAGCCCGTCAAGGAACTCGAAGGGGAGGCCCTGGATCTCTTCCTTCGGTACGATTGGCCGGGCAACGTGAGGGAACTCCAGAATATTATTGAAAGGGCGGTCCTCATATCGGATACTGACATAATAAGGGTGAATCATCTCCCCCAATTCTTCCCGCCGGCGTGA
- a CDS encoding DUF294 nucleotidyltransferase-like domain-containing protein has product MILEDVISFLKKIPPFQSLDEKTLKTVAGSLSMEFYPKETVILAQGGPPSDSLRIIKKGGVKIVMRSENGEDVVMDYRGEGDNFGFLSMIGKERGKTTVIAIDDTICYTLRQERVLKLIESTPAFTEYFMSYLSRYIDRAYSEMQTKSRSSVGSDRFLFTTPVGRIATEAVMVSDDMTIQEAAQTMTKNKISSLIVRDKKSLPSGIVTDRDLRDKVVARGRNVREPIKNIMSISLIRVDAQDSCFEAVLKMLKYNIHHMLVIEDGALKGIMTNHDLMLLQGTSPLSFASDIENQQTVDGLLPVSSKINNLIGLLLKEGVKASGITKILTEINDRLVKKVIEIAEKECGQPPLPYCWIVFGSEGRKEQTFKTDQDNAIIFVDPVTKEMEEAAKAYFPCFAVFVRDSLLKIGFPLCPADYMASNPQWCQPLKVWKKYAADWMNEPTQEAVLKSLIFFDARPLYGKFSLHDELRGSFRLLSEGQNVFLCHMANLIIKNTPPIGFLKSFVVEKGGEHKDEFNLKVKGITPLVDAVRLFALEKGVRETSTLGRIEALRERHAIVKEHVEELRHAFEFIMLLRIQHQFEQISEGVKPDNFINPNKLSNLEKKTIREAFHLVSSLQELIFERCKAFIV; this is encoded by the coding sequence ATGATCCTTGAAGATGTCATAAGTTTTCTCAAGAAAATCCCCCCCTTCCAGTCTCTCGATGAAAAGACCTTGAAGACCGTTGCCGGCAGTCTGTCCATGGAGTTCTATCCGAAAGAGACGGTCATTCTGGCGCAGGGAGGCCCGCCAAGCGATTCCCTGCGGATCATAAAAAAAGGCGGGGTGAAGATTGTCATGAGGTCGGAGAATGGAGAGGACGTCGTGATGGACTACCGGGGGGAGGGCGATAACTTCGGGTTCCTCTCGATGATCGGTAAAGAACGGGGCAAGACGACGGTCATTGCTATTGACGATACCATCTGTTATACCCTGAGACAGGAAAGAGTCCTGAAGCTCATAGAATCGACTCCGGCCTTCACAGAGTATTTCATGTCATACCTTTCGAGGTATATCGACAGGGCTTACAGCGAAATGCAGACCAAGAGTCGGTCCTCTGTCGGCAGCGACCGTTTTCTGTTTACGACACCCGTGGGGAGGATAGCGACGGAAGCTGTCATGGTCAGCGATGACATGACCATTCAGGAGGCCGCCCAGACTATGACAAAGAACAAGATCAGTTCTCTCATCGTCCGTGACAAGAAGAGCCTCCCCTCGGGTATCGTTACAGACAGGGACCTCAGGGACAAGGTTGTTGCACGGGGACGCAACGTACGGGAACCGATAAAAAACATCATGTCCATATCCCTCATAAGGGTTGACGCTCAGGATTCCTGCTTTGAGGCCGTATTGAAAATGCTGAAATACAATATCCATCACATGCTGGTGATAGAAGACGGGGCGTTGAAAGGCATCATGACCAATCATGACCTCATGCTCCTCCAGGGAACGTCCCCCCTCTCCTTTGCCAGTGACATAGAAAACCAGCAGACTGTCGACGGTCTCTTGCCGGTATCCTCAAAAATAAACAATCTCATCGGTCTCCTCCTCAAGGAGGGTGTGAAGGCGAGCGGGATCACGAAGATCTTAACCGAGATCAATGACAGACTGGTAAAGAAAGTCATCGAAATTGCAGAGAAGGAATGTGGACAACCGCCGCTTCCCTATTGCTGGATCGTTTTCGGCAGCGAGGGTCGCAAGGAACAGACCTTCAAAACAGACCAGGATAATGCTATCATCTTTGTTGACCCCGTAACGAAGGAAATGGAGGAGGCTGCTAAGGCTTATTTTCCCTGCTTTGCAGTTTTTGTCAGAGACAGCCTTCTGAAGATCGGTTTCCCCCTTTGTCCCGCCGACTATATGGCGAGCAATCCCCAGTGGTGCCAGCCGCTCAAGGTCTGGAAAAAGTACGCGGCGGACTGGATGAACGAACCGACTCAGGAGGCGGTGTTGAAATCCCTCATCTTTTTCGACGCCAGGCCCCTCTATGGTAAATTCAGCCTCCACGATGAGCTGCGAGGGTCTTTCCGGCTCCTCTCGGAGGGACAGAATGTCTTCCTCTGTCATATGGCGAACCTGATCATAAAAAATACCCCGCCCATCGGTTTTCTCAAGTCCTTCGTTGTCGAGAAGGGCGGTGAACATAAGGACGAGTTCAACCTTAAGGTGAAGGGTATTACCCCGCTCGTTGATGCCGTGAGGCTCTTTGCCCTCGAAAAGGGTGTTCGGGAAACGTCGACCCTCGGAAGAATCGAGGCTCTGAGAGAACGACACGCGATTGTAAAGGAACATGTTGAAGAGCTGAGGCATGCCTTTGAGTTCATCATGCTTCTCAGGATCCAGCATCAGTTCGAGCAGATCAGTGAAGGCGTGAAACCTGACAACTTTATCAATCCCAACAAGCTGAGCAACCTCGAGAAGAAGACGATCCGGGAGGCCTTTCATCTCGTGTCGAGCCTGCAGGAGCTGATCTTCGAGAGGTGTAAGGCCTTCATCGTGTAA
- a CDS encoding sigma-54 dependent transcriptional regulator → MNERLLIVEDEETLCESLKRVLEREGYVVDAFTSAESVLGKIEEMAYDLIISDITLPGIDGIELLRRIKEKLPEQIVIIITAYASIETAVGALRAGAYDYVIKPIMHEEIKRIVRNALKERSLRAENVLLRRQIEERYDFEKIVGQSSEISAVIGEVKKIADSRSSILLLGETGTGKELVARAIHYNSFRQDKPFVPINCSAIPENLLESELFGYIKGAFTGATGSKRGLFEEADGGTIFLDEIGELSQHLQAKLLRVIDDHEIRPLGSTQSRKVDVRFIAATNKDILRAVNEGTFREDLYYRINVVTITLPPLRERREDIVILAKHFVEKYANEIGKSVKFIDDSALKILVDYPWPGNVRELQNIIERAVLITESNTIFREHLPEGMKVRDSFVAAAFNTVLSIEDYTKEFILRFQSAYTEQKLADMLGITRKSLWEKRRKWGLKRK, encoded by the coding sequence GTGAACGAGAGACTGCTGATCGTTGAAGACGAAGAGACCCTCTGCGAGTCTCTGAAGAGGGTACTTGAGAGAGAAGGATATGTGGTTGACGCCTTTACCAGTGCCGAATCCGTTCTCGGAAAGATTGAAGAGATGGCCTATGACCTGATCATCTCGGACATTACCCTTCCCGGGATCGACGGGATAGAGCTCTTGCGCAGGATAAAAGAAAAATTGCCGGAACAGATCGTCATCATCATCACTGCCTATGCCTCGATAGAGACCGCAGTCGGTGCCCTCAGGGCCGGAGCGTATGATTATGTCATAAAGCCGATCATGCATGAGGAGATAAAGAGAATCGTCAGAAATGCCCTGAAAGAACGGTCCCTGAGGGCAGAAAATGTATTGCTCAGGAGGCAGATAGAGGAGAGATACGATTTCGAAAAGATCGTGGGCCAGAGCAGTGAGATCTCCGCAGTGATCGGTGAAGTCAAGAAGATTGCCGATTCAAGGAGCAGTATACTCCTTCTCGGCGAGACCGGTACGGGTAAGGAGCTTGTGGCGAGGGCTATTCACTATAACAGCTTCCGTCAGGACAAGCCCTTTGTCCCAATAAACTGCAGCGCGATTCCAGAGAATCTCCTTGAATCAGAACTCTTCGGGTATATAAAGGGGGCTTTTACGGGCGCAACGGGTTCGAAGAGGGGTCTCTTCGAGGAGGCAGACGGCGGGACTATCTTTCTCGATGAAATCGGAGAACTGAGCCAGCACTTACAGGCAAAGCTCCTCCGGGTAATAGATGACCATGAGATAAGACCCCTCGGCAGTACTCAGTCCCGAAAAGTCGACGTGAGGTTTATTGCGGCCACAAACAAGGACATCCTGAGGGCGGTAAATGAAGGTACCTTCAGGGAAGACCTCTACTACAGGATCAATGTCGTCACGATCACGTTGCCGCCTTTGAGGGAAAGGAGAGAGGACATTGTTATCCTCGCGAAGCACTTTGTCGAGAAATATGCGAACGAGATTGGAAAGTCAGTAAAGTTTATCGATGATTCTGCCCTGAAAATTCTCGTGGACTACCCCTGGCCTGGAAATGTCAGGGAACTGCAGAACATCATTGAACGCGCGGTGCTCATAACCGAAAGCAACACGATCTTTCGGGAACATCTTCCCGAAGGCATGAAGGTCCGCGATTCTTTCGTAGCTGCTGCCTTTAATACCGTCCTTTCAATCGAAGACTATACAAAGGAATTCATCCTGAGGTTCCAGTCAGCCTATACCGAACAGAAGCTTGCAGATATGCTCGGCATCACGAGAAAGTCTTTGTGGGAAAAGAGAAGAAAATGGGGGCTCAAGAGGAAATAG
- a CDS encoding DUF294 nucleotidyltransferase-like domain-containing protein has protein sequence MPIEDVIEFLKEVTPFHELDEATLSSIASSISIEFYPKGSMILRQEGPASEYLRIIRQGSVKVFIRSGRDDEVMIDVRGEGDSFGFLSLVSGDKSRANVVALDDTTCYLIGREKVLELLETYPAFTEYFLVSVLNKYIDKTYKEMRKKSVLYSGGDRLLFTTPIGELVTKAIITASQEISIRQAAEIMSENRISSLVLVDSEGVPTGIVTDRDLRDKVVSKERNVSESAKTIMSVSLIKADARDYCFEAILNMIRYNIHHLLVIDNGKLKGVITNHDLMMLQGTSPISIAREIESQQSVEGLVPASKKINKIIELLLKEGAKASNITRIISEINDRLFRKIVEITEKKLGSPPLDYCWIIFGSEGRKEQTFRTDQDNAIVYEDTTSPEREEEARTYFSALTLLVRDGLLKCGFPPCPADYMASNPQWCQPLRVWKRYFSLWVNEPTAEALLKSLIFFDFRPLYGNISLSEALRDALSSLLKSQPAFFGFMANAVIKNTPPMGFLRSFVVEKSGEHKDEFDLKVKGIAPLVDAVRLFALEKGIRETSTLERIETLRDRHTIVKESAEELEYAFEFIMLLRVQHQFDQIEVGRQPDNFINPYKLSSLDKKILKDSFSLISRIQDLIIERYKQSIL, from the coding sequence ATGCCTATCGAAGACGTCATCGAGTTCCTTAAAGAGGTCACACCGTTTCACGAGCTTGACGAAGCTACTCTGAGCAGTATCGCGAGTAGTATCTCCATTGAATTCTATCCGAAGGGTTCCATGATACTCCGCCAGGAAGGGCCTGCAAGTGAGTACCTGAGGATCATCAGACAGGGTTCGGTGAAGGTATTCATAAGGTCTGGCAGGGACGACGAGGTCATGATCGACGTAAGGGGCGAAGGCGATTCCTTCGGCTTTCTCTCCCTTGTGAGCGGCGACAAATCCAGGGCCAATGTAGTTGCTCTGGATGACACCACCTGCTATCTTATAGGTCGGGAGAAGGTCCTTGAGCTTCTCGAAACCTATCCGGCTTTTACCGAATACTTTCTCGTTTCCGTCCTGAACAAATATATCGACAAGACTTATAAGGAGATGAGGAAGAAGAGCGTCCTTTACAGTGGAGGAGACAGACTCCTCTTCACCACCCCCATCGGCGAGCTTGTTACAAAGGCGATCATAACCGCGTCCCAGGAGATCTCGATACGGCAGGCTGCCGAGATCATGTCGGAAAACAGGATAAGCTCTCTTGTCCTTGTCGATTCCGAAGGGGTTCCGACAGGTATCGTCACGGACCGGGACCTGAGGGATAAGGTTGTCTCAAAGGAAAGAAATGTCTCGGAAAGCGCGAAGACGATTATGAGCGTCTCCCTTATCAAGGCCGACGCCCGTGATTATTGCTTCGAAGCGATTCTCAACATGATACGGTACAACATACACCACCTTTTGGTGATCGACAACGGCAAACTCAAGGGGGTGATCACCAACCATGACCTTATGATGCTCCAGGGCACTTCTCCCATCTCTATAGCACGGGAGATAGAAAGTCAGCAGTCCGTAGAAGGACTGGTCCCTGCGTCGAAGAAGATAAACAAGATCATAGAGCTCCTCCTCAAGGAAGGGGCCAAGGCGAGCAATATCACAAGGATCATTAGCGAGATCAATGACCGGCTCTTTAGGAAGATCGTCGAGATTACGGAAAAGAAGCTCGGAAGCCCTCCTCTTGATTATTGCTGGATCATTTTCGGCAGCGAAGGCCGTAAGGAACAGACCTTCAGGACCGATCAGGACAACGCGATCGTCTATGAAGACACAACGTCGCCTGAGAGGGAGGAAGAGGCGAGGACCTATTTTTCGGCCCTCACGCTCCTCGTCCGCGACGGTCTTCTGAAATGCGGATTTCCGCCCTGTCCTGCCGATTATATGGCGAGCAACCCCCAGTGGTGTCAGCCGCTGAGGGTGTGGAAAAGGTACTTCTCTCTGTGGGTCAACGAACCGACGGCTGAAGCCCTTTTGAAGTCCCTCATATTCTTCGATTTCAGACCGCTTTATGGCAATATAAGCCTTTCTGAGGCGCTCAGAGATGCCCTCTCTTCCTTGCTGAAGAGCCAACCGGCCTTTTTCGGCTTTATGGCAAATGCCGTGATTAAGAACACCCCTCCCATGGGCTTCCTCAGGTCCTTTGTGGTCGAAAAGAGCGGTGAGCACAAGGATGAATTCGATCTCAAAGTAAAAGGGATTGCCCCCCTTGTTGATGCCGTCAGACTCTTTGCTCTCGAGAAAGGGATACGGGAGACCTCAACCCTTGAAAGGATTGAGACGCTGAGAGACCGGCATACGATCGTCAAGGAGAGCGCCGAAGAGCTTGAATATGCCTTTGAGTTCATCATGCTCCTGAGGGTCCAGCATCAATTTGATCAGATCGAGGTGGGCAGGCAGCCTGACAATTTCATCAATCCGTACAAATTAAGCAGTCTTGACAAAAAAATCCTGAAGGACAGTTTCTCTCTTATTTCAAGGATACAAGACCTTATCATCGAACGATACAAACAGTCAATCTTGTAA
- a CDS encoding 3'-5' exonuclease, whose product MIDETLPVGKVRYVIIDTELTGLDEKRDSIVSMAAIRMVGGRIDFGDVFYKLVNPETELTAKSIIIHGITPSDVVEKPEIATVLSEFVQFCGNDVVVGHCISVDLAFINREMKRILGYALKNEVLDTSAIYEWIRKRYSSQRTFPSRFTDSGLFDIAEHFGVSVTGAHNAAMDAFITAQVFQRFIPMLTGGGINSIGDLLGIGNPSKGGDRTGHAIGMYTF is encoded by the coding sequence GTGATCGACGAAACGCTGCCGGTCGGTAAGGTCAGGTATGTCATAATCGATACCGAACTCACCGGTCTTGATGAAAAACGAGACTCCATCGTCTCCATGGCTGCCATACGGATGGTAGGCGGAAGGATAGACTTTGGAGATGTCTTTTATAAGCTTGTAAACCCTGAGACGGAACTGACCGCGAAAAGCATCATTATCCATGGAATTACACCCTCGGATGTTGTCGAGAAGCCTGAGATTGCCACGGTCCTCTCGGAATTTGTCCAGTTCTGCGGCAACGATGTCGTTGTGGGGCATTGCATATCGGTGGACCTCGCCTTTATCAACAGGGAGATGAAAAGAATTCTCGGATACGCCTTGAAGAACGAGGTCCTTGACACGTCTGCCATCTATGAATGGATACGGAAAAGGTATTCTTCCCAGAGGACTTTCCCTTCTCGGTTCACGGACTCAGGATTGTTTGACATCGCAGAGCATTTTGGAGTCTCTGTTACCGGCGCGCATAATGCGGCAATGGACGCATTCATCACGGCGCAGGTCTTTCAGCGGTTCATCCCTATGCTGACCGGAGGAGGGATAAACAGCATAGGCGACCTGTTAGGTATCGGTAATCCATCAAAGGGAGGTGATAGGACAGGACATGCGATTGGGATGTACACTTTTTAG
- a CDS encoding DUF485 domain-containing protein, producing MSSKKTVHEILEDEDFKSLTSQKNTISVILTVLELVLYFGFIALIAFNKPFLAQKLSEGSATTIGIPIAVGTILFSWVFTGIYIFWANSKYDVLVKKVKEKVIGG from the coding sequence ATGAGCAGTAAGAAGACCGTGCATGAAATCCTTGAGGACGAGGATTTCAAATCATTGACGAGTCAGAAGAATACGATCTCCGTAATTCTGACGGTTCTGGAACTGGTTCTCTATTTCGGGTTTATCGCCCTGATCGCCTTTAACAAACCGTTCCTGGCCCAGAAGCTGAGTGAAGGGTCGGCCACGACGATCGGAATTCCCATTGCTGTCGGCACGATCCTTTTCTCCTGGGTCTTTACGGGTATTTACATCTTTTGGGCGAACAGCAAGTATGACGTGCTGGTCAA